One Sediminibacillus dalangtanensis genomic region harbors:
- a CDS encoding RDD family protein: MSNQDQNIQPVEHSTQAMLNRRYAGFWMRFWAYITDLLVVFSINGILLSPFHFINGGQQLDVGFWTVTGILGSIVFYVYFLLMTKFFGQTLGKMLLGLRVIREDDRSLTWGDLLFREVVGRFIHRVLFFTPVLYAVVAFTNQKQGVHDLFASTRVVHTE; the protein is encoded by the coding sequence ATGAGCAATCAAGATCAAAACATACAACCGGTTGAACACTCAACACAAGCCATGTTGAATAGACGTTATGCAGGATTTTGGATGAGGTTTTGGGCATACATAACGGACTTGCTCGTTGTATTTAGTATCAACGGCATCTTGCTTAGTCCTTTTCACTTTATCAATGGGGGACAGCAACTCGATGTTGGCTTCTGGACGGTGACCGGGATACTGGGCTCGATTGTTTTTTATGTGTATTTTCTTTTGATGACCAAGTTCTTTGGACAGACCCTCGGAAAGATGTTGTTGGGCCTTCGGGTGATACGGGAAGATGATCGTTCGTTGACCTGGGGTGATCTGTTGTTTCGTGAGGTAGTCGGAAGATTTATTCATAGAGTACTGTTTTTTACTCCTGTGCTCTATGCAGTTGTCGCATTCACGAATCAAAAACAAGGGGTACACGATCTATTTGCAAGTACCCGTGTCGTTCATACGGAATAA
- the sppA gene encoding signal peptide peptidase SppA, whose amino-acid sequence MNGKRWLALLIAAGLFLISIGVQFATSLASTNFENVFGQQDELFNETVIEKGTSGNKIAVLSLEGVIQDTGSGSLLNNSGYNHQNFLRMLEKAGEDKSIDGIILRVNTPGGGVVESAEIHDKIVEIQENTDKPVYVSMGNTAASGGYYVSAPADKIIANAATLTGSIGVIMESINYAELAEEYGIDFNTIKSGKYKDIMSGSRPMTEDEEAILQTMVDELYDEFVQVIVDGRGMEEATVRELGDGRVYTGKQALDNQLIDGLGTLDDTIAMMEEDNELGEAQVVQYKTGFHFDQLLGMTAKNFFGSDMKLAGLQELIRESDAPRAMYLYSR is encoded by the coding sequence ATGAATGGAAAACGTTGGCTGGCGCTGCTTATAGCGGCAGGTTTGTTTTTAATTTCGATTGGCGTACAGTTTGCAACCAGTCTGGCATCGACGAACTTTGAGAATGTCTTTGGCCAGCAGGATGAATTATTTAATGAAACGGTAATCGAAAAGGGGACAAGCGGCAATAAGATCGCTGTACTATCTTTAGAAGGAGTGATTCAAGATACCGGCTCTGGCTCGCTGCTAAATAACTCAGGGTATAACCACCAAAACTTTTTGCGGATGCTTGAAAAGGCAGGAGAGGACAAAAGCATTGATGGCATTATCCTCCGCGTGAACACTCCTGGTGGTGGGGTAGTCGAGAGTGCCGAAATTCATGACAAGATTGTAGAAATCCAGGAAAATACCGATAAGCCTGTCTATGTATCAATGGGCAATACGGCTGCTTCAGGCGGCTATTACGTATCAGCTCCCGCCGACAAAATTATCGCCAATGCGGCGACGTTGACAGGCTCGATTGGTGTGATTATGGAAAGCATCAATTATGCTGAACTGGCAGAAGAATACGGAATAGACTTTAACACGATAAAAAGTGGAAAATATAAGGACATTATGTCCGGTTCCCGACCGATGACGGAAGATGAGGAAGCTATTCTCCAGACGATGGTCGATGAGCTGTATGATGAATTTGTCCAAGTCATTGTCGATGGCCGCGGAATGGAAGAAGCAACGGTCCGTGAGCTGGGAGATGGCAGAGTGTACACTGGCAAGCAAGCCTTGGATAACCAGTTGATTGATGGGCTTGGCACGCTGGATGACACGATAGCGATGATGGAAGAGGATAATGAATTGGGAGAAGCACAAGTCGTTCAGTATAAAACCGGCTTTCATTTTGACCAGCTGCTAGGAATGACTGCAAAAAATTTCTTCGGTTCAGATATGAAATTGGCTGGCCTTCAAGAATTGATCAGGGAGTCAGACGCTCCGCGGGCCATGTATCTGTATTCAAGGTAG